The Methanobacterium sp. sequence GCTGCGGCCTGCTGAGGAGTTTTATCCATAACTTTTGGTCCAGTTCCAATCAAGTGTATAGTTACCATATTGGCTCCAAAGTCCTTAACGGCCTTTTTAGCCCAGTCACCAGGATGTTCCATAACATCTTCAAAATGTTCCCTTATCGGTTTTGGAAGTCCTGGCATCGGAATATCAAAAACATCAAATGTAACAACAGGAGGATTTGGCTGAGGTTCTTCAAAACGGTACAGTGCGTTTTGTCCCCCTAAAAATACTGGCTTTCTTGAACCCGCACCAAGCTGAACTTCTGCTACCGATCCCGGGTATTCATGGATTGGAGGTGAAAACTCTTCAACCTCCGATATTATTCCTTCTTTTATTCCTGCCTGTTCAACCTGTCTTTCGACCCTTTGAACAGCCTGCTGGATAGCCGGCATTATTTGAAGTTCTAACTCTTCAAAGTCCATTCTAAATTCATTTATTTCTATAGAATCTGTTTTCTCAAGTAGTTTAAGAAGTTGTGTCATTTTATCCATAAACCCACATCCTTCAATTTTTTTGTTATACGTTTAAATCTAAAATCTTCGAAACAATTTCAGAAACTGCAATTACAGATGCAGAATCATCTGGAAGGTACATCAACGGTTTTCCTTCAATATCATATTCAGCAACAGTTTCGTCTTCATATACTGTTCCAATAAGGTTCAAACCAATTTCATCAATTTTTTTAATTGTTTCTTCCTCTTTTCCAGTGACAGCACGGTTTAATATTAAATACATCTTTTTAAACTGGATATCAAGTTCATCTGAAAGGTCACCGATCCTTTTTGCTGTTAAAATCCCTCTTTTTGATCTATCTGTCACTACAAGCATGATATCAACATTTTGAGTTGTTCTCCTGCTTAAATGCTCAAGTCCTGCCTCTGTATCAATGACAATTATATCATAGTTGGAGGTAAGTGTTTCAATGATCTTTCGGAGCATGTTATTTACGGCGCAGTAACATCCGCTTCCTTCTGGCCTTCCCATTACCAGAAGATCAAAATCAGGAGTTTCCACAATGGATTCCATAATTTTATAATCAAGTATGTCCCATTTATTTGATTCTTTAGGGATATTACC is a genomic window containing:
- a CDS encoding AAA family ATPase; this translates as MIIAVSGKGGTGKSMITSLIVRSLKSCGKDILAIDADPDSNLPEALGIDVEKTVGDVREELKKDTAAGNIPKESNKWDILDYKIMESIVETPDFDLLVMGRPEGSGCYCAVNNMLRKIIETLTSNYDIIVIDTEAGLEHLSRRTTQNVDIMLVVTDRSKRGILTAKRIGDLSDELDIQFKKMYLILNRAVTGKEEETIKKIDEIGLNLIGTVYEDETVAEYDIEGKPLMYLPDDSASVIAVSEIVSKILDLNV